A single window of Bufo bufo chromosome 10, aBufBuf1.1, whole genome shotgun sequence DNA harbors:
- the LOC120980095 gene encoding uromodulin-like encodes MIPLNPCWWSVAVLGLLAVISAELVNEANTPMVHVFYKDPWPQEQSTVPASSAEPSACASVCENGGQCQMFQGEPRCVCEPGFMGDTCQDLQLQLSCDSDRMTIGILKSVLHELAMNLSVLHLSNPECKLLNTSGLHFSITLTHENHSLCGTTIQVNGSHLTFSNELSARTVEERAELPSTLITRSSGFQIVFSCVYRHDQVVSLPFPLLTIAALVTFTVREGKFNVTMSLYPTAEYAIPYYRSPVIPLNQRMYVQLQIQGPGPETFFTLKLEECWATPWESHEGAVRHLLITDGVANDSTVDMTPSGNRSLSRFSLKMFRFIRYRKVYLHCRIWLCPYNETLCQQQPLPGRQKRDLSDPYRKVVTCGPIQLEESVRRSVEDPESGLGALVLPGSFAAGTVLLLLGSVAFAKALKKMTERRKYSNSPAPVTSRR; translated from the exons ATGATTCCTCTGAATCCTTGCTGGTGGTCCGTCGCGGTGTTGGGGCTGCTGGCTGTGATCAGTGCAGAGCTGGTCAATG AAGCAAATACTCCCATGGTGCACGTCTTCTACAAGGACCCATGGCCCCAA GAGCAGAGCACAGTGCCCGCATCCTCTGCTGAGCCGAGTGCATGTGCCAGTGTATGTGAGAATGGAGGACAATGCCAAATGTTCCAAGGAGAACCTCGCTGTGTATGTGAACCTGGCTTCATGGGTGACACGTGCCAAG ACCTGCAGCTGCAGCTGAGCTGTGACTCTGACAGGATGACCATCGGGATCCTGAAGAGCGTTCTCCATGAGCTGGCCATGAACCTGTCCGTCCTGCACTTATCTAACCCGGAATGTAAGCTGCTCAACACATCTGGGTTGCACTTCTCCATCACCTTGACCCATGAGAACCACAGTCTGTGTGGCACCACCATCCAG GTGAATGGCAGCCATCTTACCTTCTCCAATGAGCTGAGCGCAAGAACAGTGGAGGAGAGGGCAGAGCTCCCCAGCACCCTGATAACCAGGTCCTCTGGCTTCCAGATTGTCTTCTCCTGCGTGTACCGCCATGACCAGGTTGTGTCCCTGCCGTTTCCTTTGCTCACAATTGCTGC GTTGGTGACTTTCACGGTGAGGGAAGGAAAGTTTAATGTCACGATGAGTCTGTACCCCACGGCGGAGTACGCGATACCGTACTATCGCTCCCCAGTCATCCCCCTCAATCAGCGGATGTATGTCCAGCTGCAGATCCAGGGTCCAGGCCCCGAGACCTTCTTCACCCTGAAGCTGGAGGAATGTTGGGCTACCCCGTGGGAGTCCCATGAGGGGGCTGTCCGCCATCTCCTCATTACAGATGG GGTGGCCAATGACTCCACGGTGGACATGACTCCCTCGGGAAACCGCTCCCTGAGCCGCTTCTCCCTGAAGATGTTCCGCTTCATCCGTTATAGGAAGGTTTACCTGCACTGCCGCATCTGGCTCTGCCCGTACAATGAGACGCtctgccagcagcag CCATTGCCCGGACGGCAGAAGCGAGACCTGAGTGACCCGTACAGGAAGGTGGTGACCTGTGGCCCCATCCAGCTGGAAGAAAGTGTCAGGCGCAGCGTGGAGGATCCAGAGTCTG ggCTCGGTGCGCTCGTCCTCCCAGGATCCTTTGCAGCAGGAACCGTTCTCCTCCTCCTCGGTTCTGTTGCTTTTGCAAAAGCTTTAAAGAAAATGACTGAAAGACGGAAATACAGCAACAGTCCTGCTCCTGTAACGTCACGCCGCTAA